A region of Longimicrobium sp. DNA encodes the following proteins:
- the gcvT gene encoding glycine cleavage system aminomethyltransferase GcvT produces MAEGTLLRTPLHGEHAALNAKLVPFAGYEMPVQYPTGITAEHHAVRKAAGLFDVSHMGEFEVRGDRAMEFVQYVTTNDVSKIAVGQAQYGTLLNHEGKLLDDLIVYRYPGHYMLVVNGSNKDKDFRWISQFTEQFGVELVDRTDEIALLALQGPRAEEILRTLTDADLPSIRYYRFAEGTVDGIEATISRTGYTGEDGFELYVPAADAPRLWRRLLEVGADAGLLPAGLGCRDSLRLEMGYALYGNDLDEDTTPLEAGLGWVVKLDKGDFVGREALARQKEQGVQKRLVGFRLKERGFPRHGYPVSVDGSEAGVVTSGTSSPSLGQGIGMAYVPTAAAKPGTEIGIVIRNAAVPAEVVRPPFYTGGSVKKD; encoded by the coding sequence ATGGCCGAGGGCACCCTTCTCCGCACCCCGCTGCACGGCGAGCACGCCGCGCTCAACGCCAAGCTGGTCCCCTTCGCGGGATACGAGATGCCGGTGCAGTATCCCACCGGCATCACCGCCGAGCACCACGCCGTGCGCAAGGCCGCGGGGCTGTTCGACGTGTCGCACATGGGCGAGTTCGAGGTGCGCGGCGACCGCGCGATGGAGTTCGTGCAGTACGTCACGACCAACGACGTCAGCAAGATCGCCGTCGGGCAGGCGCAGTACGGCACCCTGCTGAACCACGAGGGCAAGCTGCTGGACGACCTGATCGTTTATCGCTACCCCGGCCACTACATGCTCGTGGTCAACGGCAGCAACAAGGACAAGGACTTCCGCTGGATCTCGCAGTTCACCGAGCAGTTCGGCGTGGAGCTGGTGGACCGGACCGACGAGATCGCCCTGCTGGCGCTGCAGGGCCCGCGCGCGGAGGAGATCCTGCGCACGCTGACGGACGCCGACCTCCCCTCCATCCGCTACTACCGCTTCGCGGAGGGCACGGTGGACGGCATCGAGGCGACCATCAGCCGCACGGGCTACACCGGCGAGGACGGCTTCGAACTGTACGTGCCCGCGGCGGACGCACCGCGGCTGTGGCGCCGTCTGCTGGAGGTGGGCGCGGATGCGGGCCTGCTCCCCGCCGGGCTGGGGTGCCGCGACTCGCTGCGGCTGGAGATGGGGTACGCGCTGTACGGCAACGACCTGGACGAGGACACCACGCCGCTGGAGGCGGGGCTGGGCTGGGTGGTCAAGCTGGACAAGGGTGACTTCGTGGGCCGCGAGGCGCTGGCGCGGCAGAAGGAGCAGGGGGTGCAGAAGCGCCTCGTCGGGTTCCGGCTGAAGGAGCGCGGCTTTCCGCGGCACGGCTACCCGGTTTCCGTGGATGGGAGCGAGGCGGGCGTGGTCACCAGCGGCACGTCTAGCCCGTCGCTGGGGCAGGGGATCGGCATGGCGTACGTCCCCACCGCCGCCGCGAAGCCGGGGACGGAGATCGGCATCGTCATCCGCAACGCGGCCGTGCCCGCGGAAGTGGTGAGGCCCCCGTTCTACACCGGCGGCTCGGTGAAGAAGGACTGA
- a CDS encoding glycoside hydrolase family 10 protein yields the protein MPDAPSPWYAALLRARPLALAAGMAAALSACTAGARPASAPAAAPAAGPAEVQADGLPPVPREFRAVWVATVANIDWPSRTGLSADSQRAELVAIMDRSAALNLNAVILQVRPAGDALYASPHEPWSEYLTGQSGRDPGYDPLAFAVDEAHRRGMELHAWFNPYRARHPSARSENTESHITRRRPDLVRQYGGNAWMDPGEPEVRAHSLRVMLDVVSRYDIDGVHVDDYFYPYPERDSAGPIDFPDEPSWRKYVAGGGRLARDDWRRENVNTLIREVYRGIKDRKPWVKFGISPFGLYRPGFPAGQGVAFDQYAQLYADARLWLREGWMDYFTPQLYWPISRPDLSYPVLLRWWVEQNVHHRHMWPGNFTSRVEVPPAGWRAEEITDQVWVTRGMPGATGNVHFSMRVFLQNRDSINERLVAGPYRNRALVPASPWLGGRVLAAPSVTVQLTSPERLLSVQMQPAAGTDPRWWVVRWRRGSAWGVDVVPGADRTFTIPEPTAPAAPAAPAAPAAAALPPAPVDLVTVSPVDRLGLEGEAARAVPPAVTP from the coding sequence ATGCCTGACGCTCCCTCTCCGTGGTACGCCGCGCTGCTCCGCGCGCGCCCGCTCGCCCTTGCCGCGGGGATGGCGGCCGCGCTGTCCGCCTGCACGGCTGGCGCTCGGCCCGCGTCCGCCCCGGCCGCCGCACCCGCCGCGGGCCCGGCCGAGGTCCAGGCCGACGGGCTTCCCCCTGTACCGCGCGAGTTCCGGGCGGTGTGGGTGGCCACGGTGGCCAACATCGACTGGCCGTCGCGCACCGGCCTTTCCGCCGATTCGCAACGCGCGGAGCTGGTGGCCATCATGGACCGCTCCGCGGCGCTCAACCTGAACGCCGTGATCCTGCAGGTGCGTCCGGCGGGCGACGCACTGTACGCCTCGCCCCACGAGCCGTGGTCCGAGTACCTGACGGGCCAGTCGGGGCGCGATCCGGGCTATGACCCGCTGGCCTTTGCCGTCGACGAGGCGCACCGCCGGGGGATGGAGCTTCACGCCTGGTTCAATCCCTACCGCGCGCGCCATCCTTCCGCCCGTTCGGAAAACACGGAATCGCACATCACCCGGCGCCGGCCGGACCTGGTGCGCCAGTACGGCGGGAACGCGTGGATGGACCCCGGCGAGCCCGAGGTGCGCGCCCATTCGCTGCGCGTGATGCTGGACGTGGTGAGCCGGTACGACATCGACGGCGTGCACGTGGACGACTACTTCTACCCGTATCCCGAGCGGGATTCGGCCGGGCCCATCGACTTTCCCGACGAGCCCAGCTGGCGGAAGTACGTGGCGGGCGGCGGCCGGCTGGCGCGCGACGACTGGCGGCGCGAGAACGTCAACACGCTGATCCGCGAGGTGTACCGCGGCATCAAGGACCGCAAGCCCTGGGTGAAGTTCGGCATCAGCCCGTTCGGCCTGTACCGGCCGGGATTTCCGGCGGGGCAGGGCGTGGCGTTCGACCAGTACGCACAACTGTACGCCGACGCGCGGCTGTGGCTGCGGGAAGGGTGGATGGACTACTTCACCCCGCAGCTCTACTGGCCCATCTCGCGGCCGGACCTGAGCTATCCCGTGCTGCTGCGCTGGTGGGTCGAGCAGAACGTGCACCACCGGCACATGTGGCCGGGCAACTTCACCAGCCGGGTGGAGGTTCCGCCGGCGGGGTGGCGCGCGGAGGAGATCACGGACCAGGTGTGGGTGACGCGGGGGATGCCGGGCGCCACGGGGAACGTGCACTTCAGCATGCGGGTGTTCCTGCAGAACCGCGACTCCATCAACGAGCGGCTGGTGGCGGGCCCGTATCGAAATCGCGCGCTGGTTCCGGCGTCGCCATGGCTGGGCGGCCGGGTGCTGGCCGCGCCCAGCGTAACGGTGCAGCTCACCTCGCCCGAGCGGCTGCTCTCCGTGCAGATGCAGCCGGCGGCGGGGACGGACCCGCGCTGGTGGGTGGTGCGCTGGCGCCGTGGGAGCGCGTGGGGGGTGGACGTGGTGCCCGGCGCGGACCGCACCTTCACCATCCCCGAGCCGACCGCCCCCGCCGCCCCCGCCGCGCCCGCCGCGCCTGCCGCCGCGGCGCTGCCCCCGGCGCCGGTGGACCTGGTGACCGTCTCGCCGGTGGACCGCTTGGGGCTGGAGGGGGAGGCCGCGCGCGCCGTTCCCCCGGCGGTCACGCCGTAA